The region ATTCTGCGTCAGGCAATGATTGATGCCGATGGAGTAAAATTAAAAGCACTAACTTCTGATCAGTTATCGTATGTTCATTCCAATGGTAATGTTCAAAATCAGGCTGAATTTATAGAGGGAATAGTCAGTAGAAAATCGAATTTTGTTTCTATTGATCTGCAAAACCAGACTATAGCAATTCAGAATGATGTTGCGATTGTGCGACATGTTTTGGCAGCTCATACCAAAGATGACGGCATAGATAAAGATATAAAAATAGGAATAATGTTGGTTTGGCAGAAACAAAAAAACAAATGGATTTTGATTGCCAGACAAGCTTATAAATTAACTACAAAACAAACAACCACAAAATGAAAGTATTAGTAACAGGAGGACTTGGATTTATTGGATCTCACACTGTAGTCGAATTGCAAAATGAAGGCTATGAAGTAGTGATTATCGATAATCTTTCTAACTCTTCAGAAGATGTTTTAAAAGGAATTACAGCCATTACAGGAAAAACGCCTTTATTTGAAAAAATTGATTTAAGAGAAAAAAGTGCCGTTCGGGATTTCTTTAAAAAGCACAACGATGTTACCGGAGTTATTCATTTTGCAGCTTCAAAAGCAGTTGGTGAAAGTGTTGAACAACCTTTGTTGTATTATGAAAACAACATTAGCAGTTTAGTTTATTTATTGCAGGAATTACAGCAAAAACCTGAAGCAAGTTTTATTTTCAGTTCGTCTTGTACCGTTTATGGGCAGGCCGAAAAAATGCCAATTACAGAAGATGCTCCTGTTCAGGCAGCTATGTCTCCTTATGGGAACACAAAACAGATTGGAGAAGAAATTATCACAGATACTGCAAAAGTTACCAATATCAGCGCAATTTTATTGCGTTACTTTAATCCGGTTGGAGCACATGAATCTGTACAGATTGGAGAATTACCTTTAGGGGTTCCTCAAAATTTAGTTCCGTTTATTACGCAAACCGGTGTAGGATTACGTCAGGAATTATCTGTTTTTGGAAACGATTATCCAACGCCTGATGGAACAGCTGTTCGCGATTATATTCATGTGGTTGACTTGGCAAAAGCGCACGTAATTGCTTTGCAGCGTTTGTTAAACAAAAAGAATTTAGCAAAAGTCGAAACTTTCAATTTAGGAACAGGAAAAGGAAGTTCTGTCTTGGAAGTAATTCACAGTTTTGAAAAAGTAAGCGACAAAAAATTACCATATGTCATTAAGCCACGTCGTGAAGGTGATATTACTGAAGCATACGCAAATACAGATAAGGCGAACAATGTCTTAGGATGGAAGGCTGAACTAAGTTTAGACGAAGCAATGGCAAGTGCCTGGAAATGGGAACAAAAAGTGAGGAATAAATAATTTTTAATAAAATTATAAATTTTAAGATCCCAGATTATAGTAATATAGTTTGGGATTTTTTTTAATGGCATTTTTATGAAACAAAGTTTAGATTATAAATTAATTTTTGCCCTTGCAGCTGTTGGGATTATTTGGGGAACAACCTTTTTAGGAATTAGAGTTGCGGTTGAAACCATTCCGCCTTGGTTTGTAACTTCTATTCGTCAAGGATTGGCCGGATTAATTATGATGACGATTTTATTGTTCAAAAAGGAATTAGAATGGATTGGCTGGGAAAATTTTAAACAACAGCTTATTGCTTCGGTTTTAATGCTTGTAATTGCAAATGGTTTTACGACAATTGCAGAGCAAAATATCCCCAGTGGATTAGCATCAGTAATAAATGCGCTAACACCAATTCTTATTTTTTTAGGAAGTATTCTGTTTGGATTGCAAAAAATGAGTTTAAAAGGTTTTTTAGGAGTAATTATTGGATTCTCAGGAGTAGTTTTTATCTTTAAAGATGGACTCGGATCATTTTTAGATGTTAATTATAGAACAGGAATGATGTTTATGGGATTTGCAATTTTAGCTTGGGCGGCAGGAACAATTTATACCAAAACGCATGCTAATAAATCGAAAAATATAACGCTCAATTTGTTTTACCAATTTACAATCGCATCTTGTATTCAGTTGGTCCTGGCTTCAATATTCTCACCAAATCCGGATTTTAATTCCTGGAGTTCAAAGAGTATTTTCGCTGCATTGTATTTATCTGTTTTTGGTTCGGTGATTGCTTTTTTCTGTTATAATTATGCTTTAAAACATGTTACAGCGGTTCAGGTTTCGATTCTGTCCTATATCAATACAATAATCGCGGTTTTTTTAGGTTGGTTGCTTTTAGATGAAGTAATTACGGTTGATTTTATTATTGCTACAGCACTAATTATTTTGGGCGTTTTTATCGTAAATTATAAAAAGAAGGAAAAGAAAGCT is a window of Flavobacterium crocinum DNA encoding:
- a CDS encoding nuclear transport factor 2 family protein, coding for MRRISFLILTIFLQFSVFAQKANSKEENAVKSQVEILRQAMIDADGVKLKALTSDQLSYVHSNGNVQNQAEFIEGIVSRKSNFVSIDLQNQTIAIQNDVAIVRHVLAAHTKDDGIDKDIKIGIMLVWQKQKNKWILIARQAYKLTTKQTTTK
- the galE gene encoding UDP-glucose 4-epimerase GalE — protein: MKVLVTGGLGFIGSHTVVELQNEGYEVVIIDNLSNSSEDVLKGITAITGKTPLFEKIDLREKSAVRDFFKKHNDVTGVIHFAASKAVGESVEQPLLYYENNISSLVYLLQELQQKPEASFIFSSSCTVYGQAEKMPITEDAPVQAAMSPYGNTKQIGEEIITDTAKVTNISAILLRYFNPVGAHESVQIGELPLGVPQNLVPFITQTGVGLRQELSVFGNDYPTPDGTAVRDYIHVVDLAKAHVIALQRLLNKKNLAKVETFNLGTGKGSSVLEVIHSFEKVSDKKLPYVIKPRREGDITEAYANTDKANNVLGWKAELSLDEAMASAWKWEQKVRNK
- a CDS encoding DMT family transporter; translated protein: MKQSLDYKLIFALAAVGIIWGTTFLGIRVAVETIPPWFVTSIRQGLAGLIMMTILLFKKELEWIGWENFKQQLIASVLMLVIANGFTTIAEQNIPSGLASVINALTPILIFLGSILFGLQKMSLKGFLGVIIGFSGVVFIFKDGLGSFLDVNYRTGMMFMGFAILAWAAGTIYTKTHANKSKNITLNLFYQFTIASCIQLVLASIFSPNPDFNSWSSKSIFAALYLSVFGSVIAFFCYNYALKHVTAVQVSILSYINTIIAVFLGWLLLDEVITVDFIIATALIILGVFIVNYKKKEKKAL